One window of Micromonas commoda chromosome 1, complete sequence genomic DNA carries:
- a CDS encoding predicted protein, translating to MASDKCRSAACVGKFMCVVPPKVLNSSGRASRDTAAKDLHDALSALEFQKSSRAIEGGGVAISVGPAIQAFTDNEVIVSFCGHLTNVDYLAWRLFSPEGRRGEAITQSPLLAASKLVGGRCYEAELICHMYKAFGTKSLPKLRGRFSFACFDSRSVRLFAARDPSGTYPLMYGRDVDGTVVIANFDSANAMFRSVRSSKLNVVPAGCFIYGHRRITPQRYANDEAVSQIEAAAAADAAANALRGLAPISRKFDDTSFVDGKSSISKSQEGGCASGDPTASICSFGENEPADSTNLPPPLCAAASQCSSQHNCTTEDGPENEREKEPELSFEDGSLLDGLEITANLDTVGEKRLPLEPGTLEDHRQAETVAVKAAEAALRRIASGAKMKGMVRMDSSNALQSLCLDVSGVTKQRMHDVASLHEPEGMKIHRIPSRSGNIGSMVKVASFGNLGNVHKVGSLSDLHHAGAPGASNLHTEASAGTRVDDAPLTAGGYKSFNWADMSLLIISNSAHEEE from the exons ATGGCAAGTGACAAATGCAGAAGTGCCGCTTGTGTCGGCAAGTTCATGTGTGTAGTCCCGCCGAAGGTGC TTAATAGCTCCGGACGAGCCTCGAGAGACACTGCCGCAAAAGACTTGCATGATGCCCTTTCTGCACTGGAGTTTCAGAAATCTTCGCGAGCAATTGAAGGTGGCGGTGTTGCAATTTCTGTCGGGCCCGCAATTCAGGCTTTTACTGATAACGAGGTCATAGTTTCTTTTTGCGGGCATCTCACAAACGTTGACTATCTTGCCTGGCGCCTGTTTAGCCCAGAGGGACGTAGAGGTGAAGCAATCACACAAAGTCCTTTATTGGCCGCAAGTAAACTTGTTGGAGGCAGATGCTACGAGGCCGAGCTTATCTGCCACATGTATAAAGCTTTTGGGACCAAATCACTTCCAAAACTTCGTGGAAGATTTTCATTCGCTTGCTTTGACTCGCGTTCAGTGCGCTTGTTTGCTGCTCGAGACCCCTCAGGAACATATCCGCTCATGTATGGCAGGGACGTGGACGGAACAGTTGTTATTGCGAATTTCGATTCGGCTAATGCAATGTTTAGAAGTGTGAGAAGCTCCAAACTTAACGTGGTCCCTGCAGGTTGTTTCATCTATGGACACCGAAGGATCACACCTCAACGATATGCGAATGACGAGGCCGTGTCGCAAATCGAGgccgcagcagccgcagACGCGGCCGCAAATGCATTACGCGGGCTTGCGCCAATTAGCAGGAAATTTGATGATACCTCATTCGTTGACGGGAAATCTAGTATTTCAAAGTCACAGGAGGGTGGATGTGCTTCAGGCGATCCAACAGCTTCCATATGTTCGTTTGGCGAGAATGAGCCTGCAGATTCAACAAATTTACCTCCGCCCCtttgcgcggcggcgagtcaATGCAGCTCACAACACAATTGTACTACTGAGGATGGCCCTGAAAATGAGCGAGAAAAGGAACCAGAGCTGTCATTCGAAGATGGATCTCTCCTTGACGGACTTGAAATAACGGCAAATCTTGACACGGTTGGGGAGAAGCGCCTCCCTCTTGAGCCAGGAACCTTGGAAGATCATCGTCAAGCTGAAACCGTTGCCGTCAAGGCAGCGGAAGCAGCGCTGAGACGCATTGCATCTGGTGCAAAGATGAAGGGAATGGTACGCATGGATTCATCAAACGCTCTCCAATCTCTTTGTCTTGACGTTTCAGGTGTAACGAAGCAACGAATGCATGACGTTGCAAGCTTGCACGAACCAGAAGGAATGAAGATACACAGGATACCTAGTCGAAGTGGAAATATTGGGTCTATGGTAAAAGTTGCAAGCTTTGGAAATCTTGGAAATGTCCACAAAGTTGGCAGCCTCAGTGACTTGCACCATGCAGGGGCACCTGGTGCCAGCAATTTACACACAGA